A genome region from Apus apus isolate bApuApu2 chromosome 2, bApuApu2.pri.cur, whole genome shotgun sequence includes the following:
- the FAM210A gene encoding protein FAM210A gives MQRSLLHTASQLAHGTCLFLPRTSIFHCLKGQSVLSDTGCKVILALDPPKQCLHTGAACFASKKSAASSEPADTPHKVAEERNPLTLATDTPKQNPVESDSSDPDPLQDKSISLVQRFKKTFKQYGKVMIPVHLLTSTVWFGSFYYAAMKGVNVVPFLELIGLPDSVTDILKNSQSGNALTAYALYKIATPARYTVTLGGTSITVKYLRKRGYMSTPPPVKEYLQDRMEETKDKITEKMEETKDKITEKMEETKDKITEKMEETKDKITEKIQETKDKVSFKKIKD, from the exons ATGCAACGAAGTCTGCTACATACAGCGTCTCAGCTGGCACATGGGACATGTTTGTTTTTGCCTCGCACTAGTATCTTTCACTGCTTAAAAGGACAATCGGTGTTGTCTGATACTGGATGTAAAGTGATTTTGGCACTGGACCCTCCTAAACAATGTCTTCATACAGGTGCAGCATGCTTTGCCTCAAAGAAAAGTGCTGCTTCATCAGAACCAGCAGACACTCCTCACAAAGTAGCAGAAGAGAGAAACCCTTTGACTTTGGCCACTGATACACCCAAGCAGAACCCTGTAGAGTCAGATTCTTCAGATCCTGATCCATTACAAGATAAATCAATTAGTCTTGTCCAGAGATTCAAGAAAACTTTTAAACAGTATGGAAAAGTCATGATTCCAGTGCATCTTCTTACTTCCACTGTATGGTTTGGATCCTTTTACTATGCAGCCATGAA AGGAGTGAATGTTGTTCCATTCCTAGAGTTGATTGGCTTACCAGACAGCGTAACAGACATCCTGAAAAATTCCCAGAGTGGAAATGCTCTCACTGCATATGCATTGTATAAA aTTGCAACTCCTGCTAGATACACTGTGACTTTGGGAGGAACATCCATCACTGTTAAGTATCTACGTAAGAGAGGCTACATGTCCACACCACCACCAGTAAAGGAATATCTACAAGATAGGATGGAGGAAACAAAGGATAAAATTACAGAGAAGATGGAGGAAACAAAGGATAAAATTACAGAGAAGATGGAGGAAACAAAGGATAAAATTACAGAGAAGATGGAGGAAACAAAGGATAAAATTACAGAGAAGATACAAGAAACCAAAGataaagtttcatttaaaaagataaaggaCTAG